Genomic DNA from Papilio machaon chromosome 14, ilPapMach1.1, whole genome shotgun sequence:
AATCCAAAATCATTTAGAATATCCgagcaaattaaatatgacaaaattttataaaataggatATTAGCTAACAATTGTAAAAAGACCGTACTCTATAATTTATGACTCTCTACAAGCTACTACACGAGCAATGCTTGAAATGTGACAATTTGTTCGTGTCGACTGGAGTAATCAATTTAGCCAATTGGATAccgtaaatatttcaaactgAGAAAAAGagcttcatttttattaataaaaataataatgataagtGAATCGTtgcaataaatttcaaaataacgtATCTAACTTATCTTACATGAATCTCACACCATTTACgttattgattaattatattttgtaactaattgtcgcccgcaactctttccgcgcggtataaaaaaacttaataagtagcctatgtggtcttccagactatgttttacaaccgtgccaaatttcatcgagatccgttgagccgttctggaggtaccttcaaaaatacatccatccattagtaagaagtaagataagcATCAAAAATGGAAATTGAATCTGGCTTCATCAAAATaagttaatgaataaaattgaaatcaaaatttttgttgATGAAATAAAAGTCAAAGTTGTTACAGTGAAATGAGCGGGTCCTAATGGCCCGTGAAATGAAATCGTTCACGTAGAAATATTTCCAACCGTTGAgaattcaatattttgttGCGGAGTAAACATTCCATTTCCGCGGACGATGGCCCGAGATTTAGATGTCTCGGATGGCGCTCAAGATTGCAACGTTATCTTTGAactaagaaagaaagaaagaaatacatttattcaataGAAAAGGTGTTCATTCGATATGTACTGCGGCGGGTACCGCAGCGCCGATTTTCAATGAACcctaaaatatgaaaacagtaaacaacataaaaaaaaactataaacaaatatttagaataaatataataactagACATGCAatgttgcttttttatttaacacaaagttttaaatattgcaacTTTTTTGATCAACTTTTTTGCTTGCAAATCAAACATTGTCAAATATGTGTGAACACTTCCAGACATtagaatacaataaaattcaatgtcATGTGACACATGACATTGACATTGATGACATTTATTCCTAAACTCACTTACTGATTCACTGTTTACAGGGTTAATTTAAAGTACACTCTCAATAAATAGTAGTGCCTTATTAAGTAGTCGTTTTCCTTTGACGTCAAGTCGTTCCGCTTCCTTTCTATACTTGACCCAATTGTAAAGCTTCACAAATGTTTCTTGCCAATTTACAGCCGACGAAAGCGTGCCTTatctaatttttatacaaggaaCATGATggaatgattttatttttcttctaccAGATTTTCAATGTGattgacattatttttcattacatttacatttcttgcaaatgaaattataattaacggATATGCCTGGccgaaaataatgaaaaaaatctgtagttttatattgaaatatgcTTCACGGAAAACACTAAAATGGCCGTGGTCTTATAACATCCtcatcaaaataaatgtattagctTAGGAGACAACTGctcacattttaaataaataccgaGTTagctttgattttaaattcagcaataataatttaagtgtaAGTTTAAAGTCAGTCGAACGACGTTTCTGCCGACCTCTTCAATCTTCATCACAGGGGGGAAATTTCTAAAGTAAATGATTTGAATGATGAAGTGAGTCTTTTCATATCTTTTTGACATGAACAGGTACTCGACCTGAGAGCACTTTGCCGCTCCTCCACGCTCGTCTCTCTTATCCAGCACACAACTTACACTTCTCATTGTTTTTAACGACTTCTAATGaagatttattctttttaatttgtttcagaATACATATTccttttgttaactttaaatatttgtttccgTCCTGATTTTTTCTCCAACccatggattttttttttcaaaacaagtttttcatgatttatattagaactaggtgtcgcccacgactccgtctgcgcggaattaatgaaaacgtaataagaagcctatgcgttcttccagactattttctactaatttcatcaagatccatttataatattagtaagattaaagatGCTTTTTCTGTTTGAAATCAAAGGTACAGTGAATAAAAACGCTGGTGTGATTCATTATCGGGAATGTCTGGAGGCCTGTAATCTGCTCTCCCTTCGGACTTCCATTTGTGAGGGATCGTTAAATGACGTCACGGCGGCCATGTCTGCGGATAATacgtcataaaataaattactgtcGTTATGCGTAGCGAGGGAAGCCGGCCTGTTAGGACAGAGCGTTGATGGGTAATTCGGGCAAGTTCTATCATAGTGTAGGTGTATCAAATgacattataatgtttattttagcaaaaaattatatctacgatttataaaatatattgcttgttatattttatttggaatGGTCCCTATACTTAAGATACAGTGCATTCCTTACGCAGTCGAAACTGGCGttcagttatattttattttaggcaatttattattgaaactCAACTTTAACGATATGAAATAATCCTTTTTACACATCACAATGTTCGAGAAATGAGTGTGACGGCCTTGATggtgattaattttttattcttaattctATCTAAGTTAGTAAAATGCGGCTTCCATGATAAAAGGTAAATACGGGACATTCCCAATATGTATTTTAGGTGTTTTTGACCGAAACcgaatatttgaaattcgaaGCATAAGCTAAAACATGAATGGAATGAATAGAACGAATCAAAATAACTGTGAACAAAGAAAAGTGTTTTGACAGACTACCAACCAGGCGTGTATTCACACTGAAGATATTATTTGCAAAAACAAGTTCACACATTCATATGtgaatacaatttaaacattgtaGTAAAAATTTACCCTTAATTAAAAGAGTGCAAATAAGTTCAAGTTACAAATGcttacatctttaaaaataaactatgtaatATTGTAGgttctagtagttagtagtaggtaAGATATAATACAGTAGTTATCAGATGGCGGCTCTTAACTTCCCGCGAGtcgctgcgcagaacacaattttagttgTAGAAAGGAGCAGCGCGCCGATGACCTTGAGACGGCAAGATATTTGAACGAACTTAATATAAGTTCTACAGATATTCTTAACAATCAAATTACGAGAATCTTAAAATCccttaacataatatatacggTGTAAATAATACTTTCGAATGTCCTAGATTGCTACGCACAATAATTggtaaacttaataagtagcgcCGCGGTCGTTGCGGCCTTGCTCCGTGACGTAACACGACTGTGCCTCCTATCTTCACACCGACTGAGCTATCGTGCGTGCGCCCGCGCTGTTGTGTCGTTCCAAATTCAAAGTTCCcttattctttattaaacaatCTATAGTGCCAGTATTTTATGaggtttaattaaaacttttttcatttaaattgattcTATTTCTTAATGTGACAAGTTAGAGTGCTTTGTTTATAGatgaaacataaaaagaaGACTATGTGATCATCGAAAGTGTATTGGATTATAGCGAAATTGTTTAGACTTGAGGAGGACTGTTCTAATATATGACCGtgtaagtattaattttaaattttatatgtattattctAGAATATCctgagaaaattaaaaataaaacatcaaaagttaataattgcttataaattcaaattagatGTTAAAGTCGTGACATGCTACGATAAGAGTTACTAACGTAGGTAGAatgaaaagtataatttttaagtaaaaacgatacgaaaaatatgaattgtaagctattataaatttgaaattagttATTGAGAATACCTAAATTAtgcttaaaatattacatagtaAGAACAGAGCAATGTAAAGTCACtaacaaattgataaaaataaacatattcagCTAGAGAAGGTAAATGTCAAAGCCGAAACAGGTTATAGGGAAGCCAAATAAACAATTCCCGCATACCTGAACCAgtcatatttctttttattcttgTAACCAATGGACCATAACACTCGTATATTGTATAAAGAAAGTACAACAtaacttgaataattttttgatatcCTCATCGACAGTAATATCCCTGACGAATTCAATGACTAGTTAACTATTTATGTCGATGTCGAATCGTTGTTTTTGTCACTAATAACACTAATTAAGTCAATTGGTTATGTTGCCAATAAAAATTTCGTTGTTCTTTCTCATCTGAACTAGCaactatcaaattatttttttagtcaaTGTCTTGTCTTAcctatctatttattaaaggCTGTATAactgttactttttaaataaggtaTCGTCCACTTTTTTCTACACACGCTCGTGAAAGCTGttagaaatgtatttattcttttatagaATCTAGTAAAGACTACTTCCCTATGAAGATCAGCTCCTTAATTGGAAACCTGTATTCACATATTGGtttataaacttttgtattagaaatcagtatttttatatcatgtaTCATGTTTCTAATGAGCGTACTATCTTCAATAAGGTTAAGTACGTTGACAAACCAAGactaaataatatgtattttcttaattctGTTGCTAACAGAGTTTTAATAGAAGATTTACAAAGCCAGTTAAATAAATGGTAATATTACTAACTAACAGTTGctcgtgacttcgtccgcgcgaaatcaatattagtaaaataatagaagaaaaaaacaaacaaacaaatctattttctttataatattgatgattagtacaaaaaaaaaagatcgtAGTATTAATACTATAATGTTTGACTACAATTTTCCAAGCACTGTGACACTGCAATAGAATATGTTATGTTAATTTCGCTTGTCCTTTTTATTATGCATCTCATTATATAAGATAGTTGGCATGCATACAACTATTGTGCATCGACCCAATGACACAAATGATACGACCCTAACAGACGCGtagatacatttaaatttattctagtAAAATGCGTACGAAGAATATCCCGTATGAAAGCGCATAGATCtttcaaaaacttaattagtagcctatgtgttcttccacactatgttccacatctatgctaaatttcagggAGATTCATGCAGCTGTTCTGGCTTCTTACaaatatccaaacattcgcatttataatatgtgtaAGATTGTCAAGAATTCACGCATAattgctttaataaaaaagtttgtaaGTTGAAGTACATCATATCATTGGACGTAAAATACCAACGAAATTACGCCTTTTTGAATCTATGCAGGTTGCAGGTATACTAAGATCACGAACCGTTGTTTACAGTTGCGTGtaaagccgcattcacatttgcctgacgtgtcgtgtcgtgatgctttctgtcgtgatggctactgttcacatctatgtgacgcgttatgacgcatttttaatcagttccgttatagctctcggagagtttacacattcgcaatgttttttcatgaatcatccgattcggattcagattatgaagaagatatgcagttattggcactggcaacacttctaataaaacaaaaaaagagaagaagatattggatacatccagtaaatacaaaaagatagtttagttttaatagattgatccttatattgtttacattttgtatcataaatcgctttatattgtcgtacgtactcgatcagctcgtcgtccataccttctgacgcgtcacaacacgacacgtgcgcgtgcacactagtccgacccgctgtgtcgtgtcgctgcgccgtcccccgcacctcacccaactgacgcggaccgggatcgctactgacgcgacacgacacaagccatcacgacacactgcgtcagagaagtgtgcacgcaaccatattaattgtatgagaccgatacctttctgacgcatcacgacacaacacgtcaggcaaatgtgaacgcggcttAATAAACGATGCCGGCCGTACATCAACCACTAGAAGCTGCATGTAAGCTGCATTAATTTTTGAGTGTAGAATTACAAGGTTTTGTTGGAATGTCAAAGTCATTGCAATTACGAGTTGGTTCTCGTTCCTGCCGTATTCGCATAAATGACATCATGTCTCCAAGGTAAAGAACTTGTATAAACTTGGATTAAGTTGACGAGacaaaaaagacaaaatttgAAAGATTTCATGACCCTGTCTGTAGCAATTCTTTACTAATTCCACAATAACCAGACGATCATTGTAGTACCAATGATGTATTAACAGgtccatcttactaatatcataaatacgaatgtttggatggatgcatggatgtttgttagaagatatcttcagaaccgctaaacggatctcggtGATATTTGgtacagatttaaaacatagtctggaacacataggcataattaagttttttttttaatttcacgcagACGGCGTCAggagcaacagctagttaagaTAATTGAGAATATTCTAGCCTGTACTCAAAGTTATCTTATACCTCATTAGTAAAGTTTACGATGTAAAATTCAAGACTTTATcaaaatgtatacaaattaACTGAATAATGTTTGTACCGGTTTTAGTCGCTTATAAAATTGTCAAGGATAAATACACAGTTTCACGACGATATGCTAAAAACATCGCCAAATTGTGTCACGAAGGCTATAAAAAACCTAGACTGCACAAATTCTGATTTGCTTAAGTTATTATGCTCATTAATATGCTTTTTCTAGCTTAATATGTATCATCTATTCGTTTGTTccgtttttaaaatgtactctTAGGTTTAGTTAAAACTATTCGTTTTCATTCCGCAAGTggttaaaaacaattgacatattaaagaatattcaatttcgaaaatttaatttaactgatGAACGTCATCATTTGTTGTCGTACTAGACatgatgaattaaaattgttatctgTTCTAAagaatattgtttattgttattataaacgACTTATTATGACCACAGacaatttaataacaacagtTATTAATAGgtattaataactaataatctttttaatataattattggaACGAATGACCGTGaaattaacaatgttaatGTAGAAAAGAAGTGCattaagctatttttaatcaaaaaaagtctttaattatgaattattttcgaatttcaGTAGTTCAAAAAATTACTGAATAAActgaaaatttttacttaatgttttatgttgATGTAATGTGAATTGAAAATTTGAATGTACCTTACAATTTCTTCACAATGAACAGTCAATACGCTTGGTTACACACTTAGGTACACTTTTATCGTTTTTGCTTAAGAAATGGGATCAACGACACCAAGTCATTGTCTCTATACGAACAATGAACTCTTTGTCAATTATACTTTATGGTATTGAGAAACTCAAGTTTCGATTCGAGTAATATGAACAGATTTGCAGAACGtccatttcaaaattaatgatttaaaaagcCGTGTAATTGGGAGCCGAAacactgtaataaaatatctgtACTATATTTTTCAACGTTACATTtctctaaaaatatttcaaattttcgtAAAATGTCGATAATtgtatatacaatttttatctcACGCAATCTATTAAGAAATGCCCAGTGTTCAACTTTTAAAAGATGTGTAACAAAAAGAATATCTTAGACAAAAACGGACTGAAATCTAGTTGAACCTTAAGCTGTAGAAAAAAGTTGTATGAAGAGATTACGGTTCACTTTCAGCTGTCGACTCACATCTTTTCGTTAAGGACACGATAAGCTTGAATGTTTTTGTGCTATCCCTAATTTGATCGAAATCCATTCAAGGCGTTCCACATGGACTACTTGTGATTGTTACTATATCTAAGTACTCTCAGTTTAAGAAACATACAACACATCACAGCCGTAATACTTTACGTAATGTAAGCGTCAACCAGAATAAACGTATGAATTGGGGAGTTAGTCTTGACAGAGGCACAATTGGAAGGGAATGTATTCCATTActgtgcgtcctctcctctattgattaaaggtagggaACGCATCTGCAAACGCATATGTCTATGAGCAATGGTCACtacgctattttggcgaaatcAATTGGCCGCTCTCTCGGTCGCCACCTTTTGGTATAAAAATGACCAAGTAAGTTAATTTAGACAAAAACTCattctcttaaaaaaacaaaaacattatgtttttgttcgaATGagtcggcagtggaaactcgcCGTTTAAACAAAACGTATTCAGTGCGCATTGTGTTCTTCAAGCCGTTTAATGTCTAATAACATTTCAAGAACTAATATAATGCTTCCACTTCAGATAAgaaggaaaacattttccAAATATATCCCACCTGAAGTATTCATTTACGCACAGCCGAAGAGCGCTtatacctttttataaatggCTCTCGTCCTTGGCCCGTTCGTTTAGAGTTATTAACCTGAGACCCTCTCCCTACTTTATCCTTTAACAAAACGCCGGATCGGCGAACCATGACGATGTTACCTAGCTACCATTTTACATTGACCCATCTGTTATTTATCAACCCATTTGCTAAGTCACAACCACAAAGTTCTTATAATCTGGACAAGCTTGCCAATTAAGCGCCCAAAAATAGCACATCGTTTTTCGCTAGCGTATTACAGCTATGTTCGGTTAAAAGATAGTTCAATTTATCGTTTTACTTCATGCTTGTCTTTGAGAGCAATGAACGCGAAACAATCATCTTTTCGATCTTCGCGAATGCAAAATATTCTCACGTTAAAACTGGTAGACAATGCATGAAAGACAATGCAATGCAGAGTacaaattttaagatattaacaattgttttatttatatagaaaaatatctgCGTAATACGGATTTTATGTCCTTAAATATAGCCAATAAATGCcttaaatatgaaaagaaCTTCCACTCCATTTCCTTTAAGTGATACTTgacttaaatgtaataaatcagGTGAAGCAGGCCAGTCtctatttttccttttcttaggggtatattatttacatacttatttgtcatacttttaatttcagaaataCGAATGACAAGCGGAAATGACgagaaaatttcttttttgctTCCCGCTGCGGATGGGGAACGTCGTGTTTGGCTacattgttattgtaagtACTTTTCGTTCTTAAGCTTCTCCTGAGGAAATTTAATAGCAAAGTTGCTCGTTGGTCTTGCTTACAAGTTTTGAACGAGGCAAAATTTgccataataaatttaacaggCGCACAACTTGTATTGCATTTTCGGTATAGTTCGAGATCTTTTTACTTCGTAAATCTAATTACGTACTGTTAACAAGTaactttatcaaaattttgaaaaaaaaatactgttactTAAACTactattattatgaaaaatcaaatacacTTGTGTGAAaatgtaaagttataaatcatattagttacattaaataaacacGGAAACtataattcataatttcatatttagataaacattctgtaaaatcataaaaaacagTCCGAAAAATTTCATCAGACAAAACATCTTTTTCTTACAAGATATAGTGTTAAAGGAATAAATTCTGACAAACTTTTTATCCGATTCCAGATAATAAGCATGGCAGTGGTGGCATTCAACCTTTATCAACTCGGCTTGGCTGTAATTTCGAAGGACGATAATGAACTAGAGGCAAAGTTCAGTAACTTCGACAAATTGGAAAGTATATTTGGAGACGGGAAGAAGGATCTTGTGAGGCTCATAGTGAAAATATACTATCTAACATACGCCGTGATTGGAGtgctattgtttttgtttgcatCGTTGTTCACGTGTGGAGCTTACAAGGtacttttttacatattttagtacttactaataatatatacatttatagacaaaataaaatatttttggtccTAAATGAGATCTAACACTACTATGCCAATTTCAACtatcagtttttaaaataaacacttacAGCACTAACACTAATACtacaatttgattaaaattgatGAGTTGTTTATTTACACTGCCGTATTTAATTACTCAATTTTGGATCAAAAAGTCGTTgcttgttgttttttataccTATACATGTTTTCTATACTCATTTTTCTATCAATGgtctaaaaacaaaaatttcagttttattttcgataaaaACAAGCCTGCACTATTCACAAAACCCGTGTCCAGTTCACATTCGTGTCACGCAAACAAACATAAGGTAATTGCGTTGACGAGAATTGTATTCAAGGCGAACTGACTACTTGAACAAATtactattgaaattatttacgttGGTACCTCCCTAAAGACGTGTTCATTTTACGAAATATTCGTGAATTTGTGTTCGTGTAAATGtatgcttttaaattaaatacgtaGATTAGCTACTAAgcaattttatcttaaatagtAGGGCACTTGAATTCATGAAATAATCAAagcgaatatttttttaaataaatgcagtcagtaaaataaaaaataaaatgtatttaaacctacattttaaaaaataaagagaataTCCGACTACACAAGTCACTTGATATGAGCTTAATTGGAACAACTTTCGTCTACGGAGGTTTTATCAAATAACACAATCAGTATATCAGATCAATTGATAAACAGAACGGGCGCTTTACTATTCAACAATTTGGCTATTAGCTACTTAGTTGTCaccctgttttttttttctatttaattgtttatcttttattttatttttcattatttccaGGTTAACAACTGCCTCGTGACGACATTCTTTGTGTATAGTTTCTTTCATTTGTTCTTTACAATCGGTCTCATAGTGTGGGAGGCTATTACTGCAGGATGGATTCAACTAGGATTAATTCTGTTATCGGATTGTAagtgtaacaaattttatatgaaatatcgtcatcatcagctcactatacgtccccactgaaggGCTCGGGGCCTACcctaaattaggggtgactaggccatagtcaaccatgctggcccagtgcgtgttggttgacttcacacatatcattgaaattcttctcagatatgtgcagattgcatcacgatttttaccttcatcgtaagaacgtcggataaatgtacatacatatgtaaatcgaaaatcgaaaaacacgttggtacatggcgggattcgaacccaggatcagcagattgcaagtcaagtgcttaacacctgaaccaccgacgctcttatcGCATGAAATATACATCCATCAACACCTTGTTTACATCGAGTTTTGGCAGCAGTTACACTGCGACcctttacattttctttaaaaaaaactaagatgAACATGCCTATTATCTGTACACAATCTCTGTTTTCACGAAGTCACGTTAGTTTAATCGAAGAAAATTCCAGCttcctttgttttataaacaatcaTAATAATCCATCACACATTACAAGAAATAGCTCTTTGTGTACGCGTATTTTTACACAGTTGACagattattgataattttgtgTTGTATAAAATAGCAACGCGTTTttagactagctgttgcctgctACTCTGttcataaacattaaaaaaaaaactttattaatctatGAGCTATTCCAGGTTTTTACCTATCTCTGATCTTTGATCCTGATCCGTTCTGCCGGTATGGGATTACAAATAAcatacaaactttcgcatttataatattagtaaaatgtaatattccatttaatataataagtagttAGAACTTATACTAAAGTGCATTGAACTTCAAAACTATTATTTCttatcgtaatatttttttatttgaaaaaaaaaatatttgtaatgaatTAATACTTTCACACGtgtttgaaatgaaatgtacattttatgtttGCGTCATAGAATGTATCGGCTTTTTCCTTATCAGTGTTTCCGTGTGACTTGTTTCCGACACACTAACAACCACCTAATGGAGTAACCATGTAATTTGGTAGCATGAGAAAGTAGTTTACATGGTGGCGAAGTAAGTCGACtggaaataaatgtttagacAACGTTAGTCTGTTGTGTGACATTACTTTGGAATTATATTCATGGAAATTTCTCgcgttttaatttacaaattcaaaaaattttacttatattataaaggcgaaagtttagatggaagATATCtttggaacggctcaacggatcttagtaaaattgtacacaaatgtagaacatagtctggaagaacatataggctactagttaaattttatttaacgcagtcgcgggcgacagctagtatatgataaaagaaaaatatcgtgttaaattcttttaagtcttttttaatcaaagaaaactgttattattttatgcgtATTTTAgtgtatataaacaaaataacaacttaATTGAAGCTTTcaagtttgttaaaatttcCATATTAACTGTCACTCTGGGAGCAGTTACATTAATTCAACTGTCTCCAGTGAGTCCGCCAAAGAATGAGTTCAATAACGAATACCAAGCATTTAATTAGACATGCCGTTTTGaagagaagaaatttaatttgaaatacaaattTGTATCTTATTGAAAATGAATAAGGAAATTTCttcacattaaatataaatattacagacTGAAAAATCCAATACATTGTCAatctttaatgtttaaaatgtacaatagataaagtcataaaatatattcagaatTTGAAACGAAGAAGGGAAATTTACTCGGGAGATTTGCGTTTTAGGACTAAATAACACTTGATATTGTCTTTAACAAGTAatgataatagaaaataacttTGTCCGCTTTTTATATAGAGCTTGTCGATCTGACGAAAAGAGTTAccaaattttgaatttagcaattttattgaaataatgtaacgaacatattttatacttataataCGTTTTGTTTCAGTGCTCCTCATTATTTGCTTGATAAgcgtaaaatatttgatggaAGCAATCAAGAATGGAAACATTTACAGCAGACCGGGTGAAGAGGTTTACAAATATTGATAATGTGACATGAACTGTTTTCTCGAATGTGTCGATTTGATTcggtatttataattaagtaaacatacaaaaaacaaataacagtGCGggagttaaaaatatttattatcgatGATtattgtcgcccgcgactccgtccgcgcggaattaaaaaaaaaaactatattagtagcctatgtattcttccagactatgttctacaactgtgcaaaatttcaacaagatccgtttagtCGTTATGgaaatatcttcaaacaaacatccatctaaacattcgtattgaattaagaaataagatttatatgtTTGTAAGCATGGTGCTAATACGTACAAAGGCTATTACAATGATAAAGGCATTCCAAGTTCATCATCGATTAAGgttaagtgatttttttttccttctttatatttatacaacaaaatatatttactatttattaattttttattacgtattttattatgaacaactaaaaaaaatagtcaagACAATTTCAAGTAATGTCAACAATGTCAAAATCACAA
This window encodes:
- the LOC106719808 gene encoding uncharacterized protein LOC106719808, yielding MTRKFLFCFPLRMGNVVFGYIVIIISMAVVAFNLYQLGLAVISKDDNELEAKFSNFDKLESIFGDGKKDLVRLIVKIYYLTYAVIGVLLFLFASLFTCGAYKVNNCLVTTFFVYSFFHLFFTIGLIVWEAITAGWIQLGLILLSDLLLIICLISVKYLMEAIKNGNIYSRPGEEVYKY